From Brienomyrus brachyistius isolate T26 chromosome 18, BBRACH_0.4, whole genome shotgun sequence, one genomic window encodes:
- the tulp1a gene encoding tubby-related protein 1 isoform X4: protein MFRAGGDNKKEKEKDRKGKKKGHKKAKESEDEDSEVTMKKKKSKGKKSKKEERPPSPVIEFDDLEEFVLQPAPQGITIKCKVTRDKRGRDRGFYPTYYLHLDNEKKAFLLAGRKRKKSTTSNYLISTDATDLSRGGENYIGKLRSNLMGTKFTVFDDGLNPDRALPDLSNARQELAAVIYGTNVLGFMGPRKMTVIIPGMDECNERVPIRPRNDSDGLVMRYQDRQMDGLIELHNKTPVWNDDSASYVLNFSGRVTQASVKNFQIVHSKDNSYIIMQFGRVADDTFTLDYSYPLCAVQAFAIALSSFHGKLACD from the exons ATGTTCCGGGCCGGAGGAGACAAcaagaaggaaaaggagaaggATAGAAAGGGGAAGAAGAAAG GACATAAAAAGGCTAAGGAGAGTGAAGACGAGGACTCAGAGGTGAccatgaagaagaagaaaagcaAGGGGAAGAAGAGCAAAAAG GAGGAAAGACCGCCGTCACCTGTCATCGAGTTTGATGACCTGGAGGAGTTTGTGTTGCAGCCAGCTCCACAGGGCATCACGATCAAATGCAAGGTGACGCGTGACAAGAGAGGCAGGGACCGCGGATTCTACCCCACTTATTACCTGCACCTGGACAATGAAAAGAAG GCCTTCCTGCTGGCTGGCCGCAAACGCAAGAAGAGCACGACCTCGAACTACCTGATCTCCACTGACGCCACAGACCTGTCGCGGGGTGGAGAGAATTACATTGGGAAGTTGAG GTCGAATCTGATGGGGACCAAGTTCACCGTGTTCGATGACGGCCTGAACCCTGACAGGGCCCTGCCGGATCTGTCCAATGCACGGCAGGAGCTGGCGGCCGTGATCTAT GGGACAAATGTGCTGGGGTTTATGGGCCCCAGGAAGATGACAGTGATCATCCCAGGAATGGATGAATGCAATGAGAGAGTGCCGATACGACCTCGAAAC GACTCTGATGGGCTCGTGATGAGGTACCAGGACCGGCAGATGGACGGCCTAATTGAGCTGCACAACAAGACCCCAGTGTGGAACGACGACTCGGCCTCCTACGTGCTCAACTTCTCAGGCCGCGTAACGCAGGCGTCTGTGAAAAACTTCCAGATCGTCCACAGCAAAGACA ACAGCTACATCATAATGCAGTTTGGGCGCGTGGCTGATGACACCTTCACACTGGATTACAGCTACCCCCTGTGTGCGGTCCAAGCCTTCGCCATCGCACTGTCCAGCTTCCATGGGAAACTCGCCTGCGATTGA
- the tulp1a gene encoding tubby-related protein 1 isoform X3, with product MFLIDEEKPNFSTRPKGKSESDDSEPETKPSKTKRKDNTSPGSMFRAGGDNKKEKEKDRKGKKKGHKKAKESEDEDSEVTMKKKKSKGKKSKKEERPPSPVIEFDDLEEFVLQPAPQGITIKCKVTRDKRGRDRGFYPTYYLHLDNEKKAFLLAGRKRKKSTTSNYLISTDATDLSRGGENYIGKLRSNLMGTKFTVFDDGLNPDRALPDLSNARQELAAVIYGTNVLGFMGPRKMTVIIPGMDECNERVPIRPRNDSDGLVMRYQDRQMDGLIELHNKTPVWNDDSASYVLNFSGRVTQASVKNFQIVHSKDNSYIIMQFGRVADDTFTLDYSYPLCAVQAFAIALSSFHGKLACD from the exons ATGTTTCTGATAGACGAGGAGAAGCCAAATTTCAGCACTAGACCGAAAG GCAAATCGGAGAGCGATGACAGCGAACCTGAAACCAAACCCAGTAAAACCAAGAGGAAAGATAACACCAGTCCTGGCTCCATGTTCCGGGCCGGAGGAGACAAcaagaaggaaaaggagaaggATAGAAAGGGGAAGAAGAAAG GACATAAAAAGGCTAAGGAGAGTGAAGACGAGGACTCAGAGGTGAccatgaagaagaagaaaagcaAGGGGAAGAAGAGCAAAAAG GAGGAAAGACCGCCGTCACCTGTCATCGAGTTTGATGACCTGGAGGAGTTTGTGTTGCAGCCAGCTCCACAGGGCATCACGATCAAATGCAAGGTGACGCGTGACAAGAGAGGCAGGGACCGCGGATTCTACCCCACTTATTACCTGCACCTGGACAATGAAAAGAAG GCCTTCCTGCTGGCTGGCCGCAAACGCAAGAAGAGCACGACCTCGAACTACCTGATCTCCACTGACGCCACAGACCTGTCGCGGGGTGGAGAGAATTACATTGGGAAGTTGAG GTCGAATCTGATGGGGACCAAGTTCACCGTGTTCGATGACGGCCTGAACCCTGACAGGGCCCTGCCGGATCTGTCCAATGCACGGCAGGAGCTGGCGGCCGTGATCTAT GGGACAAATGTGCTGGGGTTTATGGGCCCCAGGAAGATGACAGTGATCATCCCAGGAATGGATGAATGCAATGAGAGAGTGCCGATACGACCTCGAAAC GACTCTGATGGGCTCGTGATGAGGTACCAGGACCGGCAGATGGACGGCCTAATTGAGCTGCACAACAAGACCCCAGTGTGGAACGACGACTCGGCCTCCTACGTGCTCAACTTCTCAGGCCGCGTAACGCAGGCGTCTGTGAAAAACTTCCAGATCGTCCACAGCAAAGACA ACAGCTACATCATAATGCAGTTTGGGCGCGTGGCTGATGACACCTTCACACTGGATTACAGCTACCCCCTGTGTGCGGTCCAAGCCTTCGCCATCGCACTGTCCAGCTTCCATGGGAAACTCGCCTGCGATTGA
- the tulp1a gene encoding tubby-related protein 1 isoform X2, translated as MWDTRSEGENGVEHEKDNAPQKKTKEKPSKKSASSSAKDQKSNCKDKGKPPKSKKKDPVDMFLIDEEKPNFSTRPKGKSESDDSEPETKPSKTKRKDNTSPGSMFRAGGDNKKEKEKDRKGKKKGHKKAKESEDEDSEVTMKKKKSKGKKSKKEERPPSPVIEFDDLEEFVLQPAPQGITIKCKVTRDKRGRDRGFYPTYYLHLDNEKKAFLLAGRKRKKSTTSNYLISTDATDLSRGGENYIGKLRSNLMGTKFTVFDDGLNPDRALPDLSNARQELAAVIYGTNVLGFMGPRKMTVIIPGMDECNERVPIRPRNDSDGLVMRYQDRQMDGLIELHNKTPVWNDDSASYVLNFSGRVTQASVKNFQIVHSKDNSYIIMQFGRVADDTFTLDYSYPLCAVQAFAIALSSFHGKLACD; from the exons ATGTGGGATACAC GCTCTGAAGGCGAAAATGGTGTTGAGCATGAGAAGGACAATGCACCCCAGAAAAAGACCAAGGAGAAGCCTTCGAAGAAGAGCGCCTCATCCAGTGCCAAGGACCAGAAATCAAATTGCAAGG ACAAAGGAAAGCCACCAAAATCCAAGAAAAAAGATCCAGTGGACATGTTTCTGATAGACGAGGAGAAGCCAAATTTCAGCACTAGACCGAAAG GCAAATCGGAGAGCGATGACAGCGAACCTGAAACCAAACCCAGTAAAACCAAGAGGAAAGATAACACCAGTCCTGGCTCCATGTTCCGGGCCGGAGGAGACAAcaagaaggaaaaggagaaggATAGAAAGGGGAAGAAGAAAG GACATAAAAAGGCTAAGGAGAGTGAAGACGAGGACTCAGAGGTGAccatgaagaagaagaaaagcaAGGGGAAGAAGAGCAAAAAG GAGGAAAGACCGCCGTCACCTGTCATCGAGTTTGATGACCTGGAGGAGTTTGTGTTGCAGCCAGCTCCACAGGGCATCACGATCAAATGCAAGGTGACGCGTGACAAGAGAGGCAGGGACCGCGGATTCTACCCCACTTATTACCTGCACCTGGACAATGAAAAGAAG GCCTTCCTGCTGGCTGGCCGCAAACGCAAGAAGAGCACGACCTCGAACTACCTGATCTCCACTGACGCCACAGACCTGTCGCGGGGTGGAGAGAATTACATTGGGAAGTTGAG GTCGAATCTGATGGGGACCAAGTTCACCGTGTTCGATGACGGCCTGAACCCTGACAGGGCCCTGCCGGATCTGTCCAATGCACGGCAGGAGCTGGCGGCCGTGATCTAT GGGACAAATGTGCTGGGGTTTATGGGCCCCAGGAAGATGACAGTGATCATCCCAGGAATGGATGAATGCAATGAGAGAGTGCCGATACGACCTCGAAAC GACTCTGATGGGCTCGTGATGAGGTACCAGGACCGGCAGATGGACGGCCTAATTGAGCTGCACAACAAGACCCCAGTGTGGAACGACGACTCGGCCTCCTACGTGCTCAACTTCTCAGGCCGCGTAACGCAGGCGTCTGTGAAAAACTTCCAGATCGTCCACAGCAAAGACA ACAGCTACATCATAATGCAGTTTGGGCGCGTGGCTGATGACACCTTCACACTGGATTACAGCTACCCCCTGTGTGCGGTCCAAGCCTTCGCCATCGCACTGTCCAGCTTCCATGGGAAACTCGCCTGCGATTGA
- the tulp1a gene encoding tubby-related protein 1 isoform X5, with protein MFRVGGDNEKEKEKDRKGKKKGHKKAKESEDEDSEVTMKKKKSKGKKSKKEERPPSPVIEFDDLEEFVLQPAPQGITIKCKVTRDKRGRDRGFYPTYYLHLDNEKKAFLLAGRKRKKSTTSNYLISTDATDLSRGGENYIGKLRSNLMGTKFTVFDDGLNPDRALPDLSNARQELAAVIYGTNVLGFMGPRKMTVIIPGMDECNERVPIRPRNDSDGLVMRYQDRQMDGLIELHNKTPVWNDDSASYVLNFSGRVTQASVKNFQIVHSKDNSYIIMQFGRVADDTFTLDYSYPLCAVQAFAIALSSFHGKLACD; from the exons ATGTTCCGGGTCGGAGGAGACAACgagaaggaaaaggagaaggATAGAAAGGGGAAGAAGAAAG GACATAAAAAGGCTAAGGAGAGTGAAGACGAGGACTCAGAGGTGAccatgaagaagaagaaaagcaAGGGGAAGAAGAGCAAAAAG GAGGAAAGACCGCCGTCACCTGTCATCGAGTTTGATGACCTGGAGGAGTTTGTGTTGCAGCCAGCTCCACAGGGCATCACGATCAAATGCAAGGTGACGCGTGACAAGAGAGGCAGGGACCGCGGATTCTACCCCACTTATTACCTGCACCTGGACAATGAAAAGAAG GCCTTCCTGCTGGCTGGCCGCAAACGCAAGAAGAGCACGACCTCGAACTACCTGATCTCCACTGACGCCACAGACCTGTCGCGGGGTGGAGAGAATTACATTGGGAAGTTGAG GTCGAATCTGATGGGGACCAAGTTCACCGTGTTCGATGACGGCCTGAACCCTGACAGGGCCCTGCCGGATCTGTCCAATGCACGGCAGGAGCTGGCGGCCGTGATCTAT GGGACAAATGTGCTGGGGTTTATGGGCCCCAGGAAGATGACAGTGATCATCCCAGGAATGGATGAATGCAATGAGAGAGTGCCGATACGACCTCGAAAC GACTCTGATGGGCTCGTGATGAGGTACCAGGACCGGCAGATGGACGGCCTAATTGAGCTGCACAACAAGACCCCAGTGTGGAACGACGACTCGGCCTCCTACGTGCTCAACTTCTCAGGCCGCGTAACGCAGGCGTCTGTGAAAAACTTCCAGATCGTCCACAGCAAAGACA ACAGCTACATCATAATGCAGTTTGGGCGCGTGGCTGATGACACCTTCACACTGGATTACAGCTACCCCCTGTGTGCGGTCCAAGCCTTCGCCATCGCACTGTCCAGCTTCCATGGGAAACTCGCCTGCGATTGA
- the tulp1a gene encoding tubby-related protein 1 isoform X1, which translates to MSTEKKLKKKNQETSQIQANSSDGKPKRSKVKKNEDPAGGEDSPASPNEKKVKKLKTAKGREEPAGKDIRKKTKTAAKNKGSEGENGVEHEKDNAPQKKTKEKPSKKSASSSAKDQKSNCKDKGKPPKSKKKDPVDMFLIDEEKPNFSTRPKGKSESDDSEPETKPSKTKRKDNTSPGSMFRAGGDNKKEKEKDRKGKKKGHKKAKESEDEDSEVTMKKKKSKGKKSKKEERPPSPVIEFDDLEEFVLQPAPQGITIKCKVTRDKRGRDRGFYPTYYLHLDNEKKAFLLAGRKRKKSTTSNYLISTDATDLSRGGENYIGKLRSNLMGTKFTVFDDGLNPDRALPDLSNARQELAAVIYGTNVLGFMGPRKMTVIIPGMDECNERVPIRPRNDSDGLVMRYQDRQMDGLIELHNKTPVWNDDSASYVLNFSGRVTQASVKNFQIVHSKDNSYIIMQFGRVADDTFTLDYSYPLCAVQAFAIALSSFHGKLACD; encoded by the exons ATGTCTACAGAGAAG AAGCTCAAGAAGAAAAATCAGGAGACGAGCCAGATCCAAGCCAACAGCTCAGATGGGAAACcgaaaaggtcaaaggtcaagaaGAATGAGGACCCCGCCGGTGGGGAGGACAGCCCAGCCTCGCCAA ATGAAAAGAAGGTGAAGAAATTGAAAACAGCAAagggcagggaagaaccagCAGGGAAAGACATCAGAAAGAAGACAAAGACTGCTGCAAAAAATAAAG GCTCTGAAGGCGAAAATGGTGTTGAGCATGAGAAGGACAATGCACCCCAGAAAAAGACCAAGGAGAAGCCTTCGAAGAAGAGCGCCTCATCCAGTGCCAAGGACCAGAAATCAAATTGCAAGG ACAAAGGAAAGCCACCAAAATCCAAGAAAAAAGATCCAGTGGACATGTTTCTGATAGACGAGGAGAAGCCAAATTTCAGCACTAGACCGAAAG GCAAATCGGAGAGCGATGACAGCGAACCTGAAACCAAACCCAGTAAAACCAAGAGGAAAGATAACACCAGTCCTGGCTCCATGTTCCGGGCCGGAGGAGACAAcaagaaggaaaaggagaaggATAGAAAGGGGAAGAAGAAAG GACATAAAAAGGCTAAGGAGAGTGAAGACGAGGACTCAGAGGTGAccatgaagaagaagaaaagcaAGGGGAAGAAGAGCAAAAAG GAGGAAAGACCGCCGTCACCTGTCATCGAGTTTGATGACCTGGAGGAGTTTGTGTTGCAGCCAGCTCCACAGGGCATCACGATCAAATGCAAGGTGACGCGTGACAAGAGAGGCAGGGACCGCGGATTCTACCCCACTTATTACCTGCACCTGGACAATGAAAAGAAG GCCTTCCTGCTGGCTGGCCGCAAACGCAAGAAGAGCACGACCTCGAACTACCTGATCTCCACTGACGCCACAGACCTGTCGCGGGGTGGAGAGAATTACATTGGGAAGTTGAG GTCGAATCTGATGGGGACCAAGTTCACCGTGTTCGATGACGGCCTGAACCCTGACAGGGCCCTGCCGGATCTGTCCAATGCACGGCAGGAGCTGGCGGCCGTGATCTAT GGGACAAATGTGCTGGGGTTTATGGGCCCCAGGAAGATGACAGTGATCATCCCAGGAATGGATGAATGCAATGAGAGAGTGCCGATACGACCTCGAAAC GACTCTGATGGGCTCGTGATGAGGTACCAGGACCGGCAGATGGACGGCCTAATTGAGCTGCACAACAAGACCCCAGTGTGGAACGACGACTCGGCCTCCTACGTGCTCAACTTCTCAGGCCGCGTAACGCAGGCGTCTGTGAAAAACTTCCAGATCGTCCACAGCAAAGACA ACAGCTACATCATAATGCAGTTTGGGCGCGTGGCTGATGACACCTTCACACTGGATTACAGCTACCCCCTGTGTGCGGTCCAAGCCTTCGCCATCGCACTGTCCAGCTTCCATGGGAAACTCGCCTGCGATTGA
- the LOC125713264 gene encoding kelch-like protein 10, translated as MMAHDMERVLMSPAFEVFNKLRLAGQLCDVVLIADGVKFNTHRVILCGCSSYFQALFTGDWKDSGKREYQFPGISPDTMQHIIEYAYTYSVLVTAENVANLLAAADRLSILGIIQRCSDFLHEQLCLQNCIGLLKTADGYGLNELHQSVFSFILQNFKEVASISEEFIDLSLQELCDTIEKDELNVKQEDVVFEAILRWIEHEPATREAHISALLPKVRMARMDVEYFLTTIKNNPIVKANGECKTIVSEVLKIVYDLDDENQNSDLENPLICPRLPSDIILAIGGWDNSATNSIDAYDTRADCWMDVTQREDSLQAGHGTAYLKGLVYCIGGSDGNTITNAVRRLDPITRTWQQVAPMHLPRCYHSVAVNDGSIYVMGGYDGQRVFNIVERYDPETNKWTLMEPMNERRSVASATTLNGKIYICGGFNGTDTLRTAERYDPRTGEWTQIAPMRTRRRCLGVAAYKGEIYVVGGTDGAHPLRSMEVYDPATYRWRTMAPMFTMRSNFGIAVVDDLLFVMGGTDGLTVTKKVECYDADTGSWYRAQDMSNPKKSFSCCVIPAFHRIVNSAAPC; from the exons atgatggcacacgacatggagcgagtactgatgtccccggcgttcgaagtgtttaacaagcttcggctggcaggacagctttgtgacgtggtcctcatcGCCGACGGTGTTAAATTCAACACCCATAGAgtaattctgtgtggctgtagctcatacttcca ggctctgttcaccggtgactggaaggattcgggaaagcgggagtaccagttcccaggcatttccccagataCAATGCAGCACATCATTGAGTAcgcctacacgtactctgtgctcgtcacggctgAGAATGTGGcgaacctcctggcagctgctgatcgGCTGAGTATCCTGGGCATCATACAGCGCTGCAGTGACTTtctgcatgagcagctctgccttcagaactgcattGGCCTTTTGAAAACTGCCGATGGCTACGGCCTCaacgagctgcaccagtctgttTTCAGCTTCATCCTTCAGaacttcaaggaggttgccaGCATCTCAGAGGAGTTCATAGATCTGTCCCTACAAGAACTTTGCGACACTATTGAGAAGGATGAGCTGAATGTGAAACAGGAAGATGTGGTGTTTGAggccatcctccggtggatcgagcacgagcctgccacccgagaggcccacatttcagctctgttgcccaag GTGcggatggctcgtatggatGTGGAGTATTTCTTGACGACAATAAAGAACAATCCTATAGTGAAGGCTAATGGAGAATGCAAGACAATTGTCAGTGAAGTCTTGAAGATAGTATATGATTTAGATGATGAAAATCAAAATTCGGACTTGGAAAACCCATTGATCTGCCCACGCCTGCCCTCTGACATCATTCTGGCTATTGGTGGCTGGGATAACTCTGCAACAAATTCAATTGATGCGTACGACACCCGGGCCGACTGCTGGATGGATGTCACGCAGCGAGAGGACAGTTTACAGGCAGGTCATGGCACTGCTTATTTAAAAGGACTCGTGTACTGCATCGGGGGGTCTGATGGCAACACCATCACTAATGCCGTCCGTCGGCTCGACCCCATCACACGGACGTGGCAGCAGGTGGCCCCAATGCACTTGCCCCGCTGTTACCACAGCGTGGCTGTTAACGATGGGTCCATCTATGTCATGGGCGGCTATGATGGCCAGAGGGTCTTCAACATTGTAGAGCGGTACGACCCAGAAACTAACAAGTGGACCCTGATGGAGCCCATGAACGAGCGGCGAAGTgttgccagtgccaccaccctgaatggcaag ATATACATCTGCGGTGGCTTTAATGGTACTGATACCCTCCGTACTGCGGAGCGCTATGATCCACGCACGGGTGAATGGACCCAGATCGCACCAATGCGCACTCGCCGGCGTTGCCTTGGAGTGGCTGCTTACAAGGGGGAAATCTATGTG GTGGGCGGTACCGACGGGGCTCATCCGTTAAGGAGTATGGAGGTCTATGACCCTGCAACGTACCGCTGGCGGACTATGGCCCCCATGTTCACAATGCGCAGCAACttcggcatcgcagtggtggacgaccTCCTCTTTGTTATGGGTGGCACTGATGGATTGACTGTGACTAAAAAGGTGGAATGTTATGATGCGGACACTGGCAGCTGGTACCGTGCTCAGGACATGAGTAACCCCAAGAAATCCTTCAGCTGCTGCGTAATACCTGCCTTCCACCGCATCGTGAATTCTGCTGCACCTTGTTAG